In a genomic window of Nodosilinea sp. E11:
- a CDS encoding tetratricopeptide repeat protein, which produces MLKRLSLLSLFTLCGLLGPTLPVQAQALTPYVLPLDYDLMTEQGLFLANEAQQLAEFQQFGRALALAQLAAQLAPNDGQVLALLGGLYLQSNDLDKALPLLNRARNLLPGNARVLFALGSAHLQQDNPRLASSYLEQGLKLEPTNPNALFDLGNAYFKLGQYPEAIASFERSVAAEPSFWPSVNNIGLVFYEQGDAQKAVEYWRASLELAANEPEPKLAIAVALHAQENCGVPLVRASTAACQEALRLGVEALEQDSRYADLDFLRLNLWGDRLIDSTNQFFAAPDIKTLLSEL; this is translated from the coding sequence CTCTCTCTTGTCGCTATTCACCCTCTGCGGCTTGCTTGGCCCTACTCTCCCGGTTCAGGCCCAGGCTCTGACCCCCTACGTGTTGCCCCTCGACTACGACTTGATGACTGAGCAGGGGCTATTTCTCGCCAATGAAGCCCAGCAACTGGCAGAATTTCAGCAGTTTGGTCGGGCCTTGGCCCTAGCCCAGCTCGCCGCCCAGCTCGCCCCCAACGATGGTCAAGTGCTGGCGCTACTGGGAGGGCTTTACCTACAGAGCAACGATCTTGACAAAGCGCTGCCGCTGCTCAACCGCGCCCGCAACCTGCTGCCTGGCAACGCTCGGGTATTGTTTGCCCTAGGGTCGGCCCACCTCCAGCAAGACAATCCCCGGCTGGCCTCAAGCTACCTAGAACAGGGGCTAAAGCTCGAACCCACTAACCCCAATGCTCTGTTTGATTTGGGCAATGCCTACTTTAAGCTGGGGCAGTATCCAGAGGCGATCGCTAGTTTTGAGCGGTCTGTAGCGGCGGAGCCAAGTTTCTGGCCCTCGGTCAACAACATTGGCCTGGTGTTCTACGAACAGGGCGACGCCCAAAAGGCCGTGGAATATTGGCGGGCCAGTCTTGAGCTAGCGGCCAACGAGCCAGAGCCGAAACTGGCGATCGCCGTTGCCCTCCATGCCCAAGAAAACTGCGGCGTACCCCTCGTAAGAGCCAGCACCGCCGCCTGCCAAGAAGCCCTGCGTCTCGGTGTAGAGGCGCTAGAGCAAGACAGCCGCTACGCGGATCTAGACTTTTTACGTCTCAATCTCTGGGGCGATCGGTTGATTGATTCCACCAACCAGTTCTTTGCGGCCCCTGATATCAAAACGCTGCTGAGCGAACTGTAA
- the ppk2 gene encoding polyphosphate kinase 2 codes for MSEHQVEGEAGAEQPPSIDKKKDKKKSKKKAKNKAAKKKKHQPQDEPAFYHLSESEGSSKLPSKVYDKEMAHLQVELVKMQYWVKHTGTRIVILFEGRDAAGKGGTIKRLTEPLNPRGCRVVALGTPSDREKTEWYFQRYVAHLPAAGEIVCFDRSWYNRAGVEKVMGFCTEAQYQEFMQTCPEFERMLVRSGIILLKYWFSVSDDEQERRFQSRLTDPARRWKLSPMDLESRDRWVEYSHAKDTMFAHTNIPEAPWFTVEADDKKRARLNCISHILSKIDYVDMTPEPLKLSPRKSAPVDYVRPPINEQFFVPERY; via the coding sequence ATGAGTGAACATCAGGTTGAGGGAGAGGCTGGGGCTGAGCAACCCCCTAGCATTGACAAGAAAAAAGATAAAAAGAAGAGTAAGAAGAAAGCCAAAAATAAAGCGGCCAAAAAAAAGAAGCATCAGCCTCAAGACGAACCCGCTTTTTATCACCTCTCTGAGTCTGAAGGTAGCTCTAAGCTACCTAGCAAGGTCTACGACAAGGAAATGGCTCACCTACAGGTAGAGCTGGTCAAAATGCAGTACTGGGTAAAGCATACCGGTACTCGGATTGTGATTTTGTTTGAAGGGCGAGATGCCGCTGGCAAAGGGGGCACCATTAAGCGCCTGACCGAGCCGCTGAACCCTCGGGGCTGTCGGGTCGTTGCTCTAGGGACACCCAGCGATCGCGAAAAGACCGAGTGGTACTTTCAGCGCTATGTGGCCCATCTGCCCGCCGCCGGAGAAATTGTCTGCTTTGACCGCAGCTGGTATAACCGGGCTGGCGTCGAAAAGGTGATGGGCTTTTGTACAGAAGCACAGTATCAAGAATTTATGCAGACCTGCCCCGAATTTGAGCGCATGCTGGTGCGATCGGGGATTATTTTGCTGAAATATTGGTTTTCGGTCAGTGACGATGAGCAGGAGCGGCGGTTTCAATCGCGGCTCACCGACCCCGCCCGCCGCTGGAAACTGAGCCCGATGGATCTAGAATCGCGCGATCGCTGGGTAGAATATTCTCACGCCAAAGACACCATGTTTGCCCACACCAATATTCCTGAAGCACCCTGGTTTACGGTAGAAGCCGACGACAAAAAACGAGCCCGCCTCAACTGCATCAGCCACATTCTCAGCAAAATCGACTACGTGGATATGACGCCTGAGCCGCTCAAATTGTCTCCGCGTAAAAGCGCCCCGGTTGACTATGTGCGCCCTCCAATCAATGAGCAGTTTTTTGTGCCTGAACGCTATTGA
- a CDS encoding SufS family cysteine desulfurase, which translates to MTVAQELSLAAKVRADFPILHQEVNGYPLVYLDNAATSQKPRAVLEALQHYYQRDNANVHRGVHNLSARATDAYEQARDKVAAFVKASSRDEIVFTRNASEAINLVAYAWGMTSLQPGDEIILSVMEHHSNLVPWQFVAQRTGAVLKFVELTADQGFNLEQYRGLVNDKTRLVAVNHVSNTLGCINPVEDIIAIAHRHGAKVLIDGCQSAPHMALDLPAMGCDWFVASGHKMCAPTGIGFLYGKLEVLQAMPPFMGGGEMIADVFLDHSTYAELPHKFEAGTPAIAEAIALGAAVDYLSAIGMDTIAAYEHELTAYLYQQMQTIPDVILYGPAPQADGSGRAALATFTVDGVHAQDLSTLLDQSGIAIRSGHHCTQPLHRMLGTDSTARASLYFYNTKAEIDSFIVALKDTIEFFKGVFEDDD; encoded by the coding sequence ATGACCGTCGCCCAGGAACTCTCCCTCGCCGCCAAGGTTCGCGCCGACTTCCCGATTCTGCATCAGGAAGTTAATGGCTACCCGCTGGTCTACCTCGACAATGCCGCCACTTCCCAAAAGCCCAGGGCGGTGTTAGAGGCACTACAGCACTACTACCAACGCGACAATGCCAACGTGCACCGAGGGGTGCATAACCTGAGCGCTCGGGCCACCGACGCCTACGAACAGGCTAGAGATAAGGTCGCAGCGTTTGTCAAAGCCAGCAGCCGTGACGAAATTGTCTTTACCCGTAACGCCAGCGAGGCGATCAACCTGGTGGCCTACGCCTGGGGCATGACCAGCCTTCAGCCTGGCGACGAAATTATTCTCTCGGTAATGGAGCACCACAGTAACCTGGTGCCCTGGCAGTTTGTGGCCCAGCGCACTGGGGCTGTGCTCAAATTTGTCGAGCTCACCGCCGATCAGGGGTTTAACCTTGAGCAGTACCGGGGGCTGGTGAACGACAAAACTCGCCTGGTGGCGGTCAACCATGTCTCTAATACCCTGGGCTGCATTAACCCGGTAGAGGACATCATCGCGATCGCCCACCGCCATGGGGCCAAAGTGCTGATCGACGGCTGCCAGAGCGCTCCGCACATGGCCCTAGACCTGCCTGCGATGGGCTGCGACTGGTTTGTGGCGTCGGGCCACAAGATGTGTGCGCCGACGGGTATTGGCTTTCTCTACGGCAAGCTAGAGGTGCTGCAAGCTATGCCTCCCTTCATGGGCGGCGGCGAAATGATTGCCGACGTGTTCTTAGACCACTCCACCTATGCAGAACTGCCCCACAAGTTTGAGGCAGGAACACCTGCGATCGCAGAGGCGATCGCCCTGGGGGCCGCAGTAGACTACCTCTCGGCGATCGGAATGGACACCATCGCCGCCTACGAGCACGAGCTGACGGCCTACCTATACCAGCAAATGCAGACCATCCCCGACGTGATCCTCTACGGCCCTGCGCCCCAGGCCGACGGCAGTGGCCGGGCGGCCCTGGCCACCTTCACCGTCGACGGCGTCCACGCCCAGGATTTGTCTACGCTGCTCGATCAGTCGGGTATTGCCATTCGCTCGGGGCACCACTGCACCCAGCCGCTGCACCGCATGTTGGGAACTGATTCGACGGCGCGGGCCAGCCTCTATTTCTACAATACCAAGGCCGAAATCGACAGCTTCATCGTGGCCCTTAAAGACACCATCGAGTTCTTTAAAGGTGTCTTTGAAGACGACGACTAA